Proteins from a genomic interval of Rosa chinensis cultivar Old Blush chromosome 2, RchiOBHm-V2, whole genome shotgun sequence:
- the LOC112186086 gene encoding G-type lectin S-receptor-like serine/threonine-protein kinase LECRK2, protein MFFNNRDFSVLIDQSSYRTPSSLMASSSVLVIFLLSTVLIIISIMPNVKAQRNHSKSNLISLGSSLSPNVDNLSISSWLSSSGRFAFGFYPQGNGFAVGIRLLNPPNNTVVWTANRDDPPVSPNSTLKLTRDGLLLRSEGGQEIRITNGSSSLETSAISNASTEAAAMRDSGNFVLYNETFFVIWESFDFPTDTILGGQDLEADMALVSSASATDHSSGRFSLEMQADGNLVAYRLNGHFAYWAAITDTRSYQLSLNLSGFLVLNNQPSGLFFFDKNQPSGLSTRVLANGSYHHPQDNQTTIYRATLDVYGIFRLYLHNFLMSGSSEGAVMAIWSALQGPCDVKSICGFNSYCEVVMQNKAAEVECKCYPGFVYNNASQKSLGCYHNFTVDGCTGNEKPRLRYKVEALDNTSWINHPYSVIPIQNKEDCSDSCLEDCNCWAVLYTDANCSKYKPPLLYGKTNSSISSKGFFKVLLPRNMDGKPNNFPELPKSLTVIESKNNSLILIIAITLGSIAFLCFVLAISSFTIYKHRVHRYEKLLKHSSLALADQEYFTLQSFSYAVLERATDGFKEEIGRGTFGAVYKGTLSGASSNKTVAVKRLEKVVDEGVREFIAEITTIGRTHHRNLVQLLGFCIEGSRKLLVYEYMSNGSLADLIFKAKSVHSSWKERVRLVFDVAKGVLYLHDECSVHIIHSNLKPQNVLLDHTWTAKISDFGLARLVPNETKINSTGGGEGGAGTVEQVRRGYLAPEWQKNAFISVKADIYSFGIVLLEIVCCRRNIEVNVSTPDEIILSSWVSKCFAAGELDKLVEEDENVDLKTLERMVKVGLWCVQDDPALRPFMKNVILMLEGTMDIPVPPCPELPSLV, encoded by the coding sequence ATGTTCTTCAATAATAGAGATTTTTCTGTGTTGATTGATCAGTCTAGCTATCGAACTCCTAGCTCcctcatggcttcttcttctgtaCTGGTTATATTCTTACTCAGTACTGTTTTGATTATTATCTCGATCATGCCCAATGTAAAAGCTCAAAGAAACCACTCCAAATCCAATTTAATCAGCCTGGGCTCCTCTCTATCCCCCAATGTTGATAACCTCAGTATTTCTTCATGGTTGTCATCTTCTGGCCGTTTCGCCTTCGGTTTCTACCCACAAGGCAACGGCTTTGCTGTTGGTATACGGCTTCTTAATCCACCAAACAACACAGTAGTGTGGACTGCAAATCGAGATGACCCCCCTGTCTCCCCAAACTCTACACTGAAACTAACAAGAGACGGTCTCTTGCTTCGGTCAGAGGGAGGCCAAGAAATACGTATTACTAATGGCTCAAGTTCACTAGAAACTAGTGCGATATCAAATGCATCAACGGAGGCTGCAGCTATGCGTGATTCCGGAAACTTTGTGCTGTATAATGAGACTTTTTTTGTTATATGGGAGAGCTTTGATTTCCCAACTGACACAATACTGGGAGGCCAAGATTTGGAGGCAGACATGGCCTTGGTATCTAGTGCATCTGCTACAGACCACTCCAGCGGGCGATTTTCCCTGGAGATGCAGGCTGATGGAAACCTTGTAGCCTACCGGCTAAACGGTCATTTTGCTTATTGGGCTGCTATAACCGATACTAGAAGTTACCAACTTAGTCTCAACCTATCAGGCTTTCTCGTTTTGAATAACCAACCCagtggtctttttttttttgataaaaaccAACCCAGTGGTCTGAGTACTCGGGTCTTGGCAAACGGCTCGTACCATCACCCACAAGACAATCAAACCACAATCTACCGAGCAACACTTGATGTCTATGGGATTTTCAGATTGTACTTGCATAACTTTCTGATGTCCGGTAGTTCAGAGGGAGCTGTAATGGCTATTTGGTCAGCTTTGCAAGGTCCATGCGACGTCAAAAGCATTTGTGGCTTCAACAGTTATTGTGAAGTAGTCATGCAAAACAAAGCAGCTGAAGTTGAGTGCAAATGTTACCCTGGGTTTGTTTACAACAACGCCAGTCAGAAGTCTCTGGGGTGCTACCATAATTTCACTGTAGACGGCTGCACCGGAAATGAGAAGCCACGGCTGCGGTACAAGGTAGAGGCCTTGGACAATACATCGTGGATTAATCATCCTTATTCAGTGATACCTATTCAAAACAAGGAAGATTGCAGTGACTCTTGCCTGGAAGACTGCAACTGTTGGGCTGTGCTATATACAGATGCTAATTGCAGTAAATACAAGCCTCCACTTTTATATGGCAAAACAAATTCAAGTATATCCTCTAAGGGTTTCTTCAAAGTGCTTCTACCGAGAAATATGGATGGCAAGCCAAACAATTTTCCCGAACTACCCAAAAGCCTGACGGTAATTGAAAGCAAGAATAATAGTCTAATTCTAATTATTGCCATCACTCTGGGTTCCATTGCATTCTTGTGTTTTGTCCTTGCCATCTCGAGTTTCACCATATACAAGCACCGAGTTCATAGGTACGAGAAGCTTTTGAAGCATTCGAGTTTGGCATTAGCTGATCAAGAGTACTTCACTTTACAATCGTTTTCTTATGCTGTGCTCGAAAGAGCAACAGATGGCTTCAAGGAAGAGATAGGAAGGGGTACTTTCGGAGCTGTTTATAAAGGAACTCTGTCCGGGGCCAGCTCTAACAAAACTGTTGCTGTTAAAAGACTGGAGAAAGTGGTTGATGAAGGAGTAAGGGAATTTATAGCTGAAATTACCACCATTGGACGGACTCACCACAGAAACTTAGTTCAGTTGCTTGGTTTCTGTATTGAGGGTTCTCGGAAGCTTCTTGTTTATGAATACATGAGCAACGGCTCACTTGCGGATCTTATCTTTAAGGCCAAAAGTGTGCACTCATCTTGGAAAGAAAGGGTAAGACTTGTATTCGATGTGGCTAAAGGGGTCCTCTATTTACATGACGAATGCAGTGTCCATATCATTCACTCCAATTTGAAACCCCAAAACGTACTCTTGGATCATACTTGGACGGCTAAGATATCTGATTTCGGTTTGGCCAGGCTGGTGCCAAATGAAACAAAAATCAACTCTactggaggaggagaaggaggagcgGGAACAGTCGAACAGGTGAGAAGAGGTTACTTGGCGCCTGAATGGCAGAAGAATGCTTTCATATCTGTAAAAGCTGATATCTACAGTTTTGGTATTGTGCTTTTAGAGATTGTATGTTGTAGAAGAAACATAGAAGTAAATGTTTCAACACCAGATGAGATAATTCTTTCGAGTTGGGTCAGTAAATGCTTTGCTGCTGGAGAATTAGATAAGCTTGTGGAGGAAGATGAAAATGTAGATTTGAAGACCCTAGAAAGAATGGTGAAAGTGGGGTTGTGGTGCGTTCAAGATGATCCAGCTTTGCGTCCTTTCATGAAGAATGTAATCTTGATGTTGGAAGGGACAATGGACATACCAGTTCCACCATGTCCAGAGCTTCCCTCTCTTGTTTGA
- the LOC112185979 gene encoding G-type lectin S-receptor-like serine/threonine-protein kinase LECRK3, whose translation MASIGIAILLFSLYSPCKGAQQNNNSSHIRLGSSIFPETRNSSWPSASGQFEFGFYQQGSGFAVGIWLVGVDGNTTVNTTVWTANRDDPPLLPSPNNTVQLQLANDGKLVLTSDQGHKKVTKVIASATNGYVSSASMLDSGNFVLFDENNKVIWESFSHPTDTILGGQTLPAGGQLVSSLSDADHSTGHFHLNLQLDGNLVLYPTNSENSPVDAYYASGTNGILNLHLYLNSTDGRLALINTTSSEVYSVINLGGGNDDLANNTVYRATVSVNGVLRVYSHQMDPDKGKLQAPVIMWYTPDDPCDVNGVCGLNSYCTLNDAQPDCHCLPGSDYADPNSMTMGCLRNYSEPACAAGGKENTTFYDIVTMENMAWVDTPDFEATMTIEECKRSCLEDCNCGAALFEQTKCMKHKPPLRYWRRDLQKSNTAFFKVSNLTSPESKNNGTETKEPTTVIIRSKKVIVQILVLTLGLILFSCVALAISGFYIFKIRVLRYKRLTEVNGNLGLADEELTMRVFSYNELKRATNGFKQELGKGSFGAVYKGALNRGKKLIAVKRLEKLVEEGEREFRAEMQAIGRTHHKNLVRLLGYSVEDSKRLLVYEYMSNGSLADLLFKKEWHPAWDERVRIAVDVARGLLYLHEECKSPVIHCDIKPQNILMDEFWNAKISDFGLAKLLMPDQTRTFTGIRGTRGYLAPEWQKNNPISVKADIYSFGIVLLELVCCRRNLDVSVRAEEIVLSTWIYKCFVSRELHKLIVGGEEVNKKSLENMVKVGLWCIQDEPALRPSMKSVVLMLQGITDISIPPCPTTASM comes from the coding sequence ATGGCTTCCATTGGCATTGCTATCCTTCTCTTCTCACTATATTCTCCATGTAAAGGAGCTCAACAAAACAACAATTCTAGCCACATACGCCTGGGATCTTCAATCTTTCCAGAAACTCGCAACAGCTCATGGCCTTCTGCCTCCGGCCAGTTCGAATTCGGCTTTTATCAGCAAGGAAGTGGTTTCGCTGTTGGAATTTGGTTGGTGGGAGTAGACGGAAACACAACTGTAAACACAACTGTATGGACAGCAAACCGTGATGATCCCCCACTGCTGCCCTCACCAAATAATACAGTGCAGCTGCAGTTAGCCAATGATGGCAAGCTTGTTCTAACCAGTGACCAAGGTCATAAAAAAGTGACCAAGGTCATCGCAAGTGCAACAAACGGTTATGTTTCCTCTGCCTCCATGCTTGATTCTGGAAACTTCGTTCTTTTCGATGAAAACAATAAAGTGATCTGGGAGAGTTTCAGTCATCCTACTGATACTATCCTGGGTGGTCAGACTCTGCCGGCTGGGGGTCAATTAGTCTCCAGTTTGTCCGATGCTGACCACTCAACAGGACATTTTCATCTCAACTTGCAGCTTGACGGAAACCTTGTTCTGTACCCAACAAACTCTGAAAACTCTCCGGTAGATGCCTACTATGCTTCAGGTACTAATGGGATCTTGAACCTTCACCTCTATCTTAACAGTACAGATGGCCGTCTGGCTCTAATCAACACCACCAGCTCGGAAGTTTACAGTGTCATCAATTTGGGTGGTGGTAATGATGATCTAGCCAATAACACCGTATATCGGGCAACTGTTAGCGTGAACGGAGTTCTACGGGTGTAttctcatcagatggatcctgaCAAAGGCAAACTCCAAGCACCTGTTATTATGTGGTACACACCAGATGATCCTTGCGATGTTAATGGCGTTTGTGGCCTTAACAGCTATTGCACACTCAATGATGCCCAACCAGATTGTCATTGCCTTCCTGGATCAGATTACGCTGACCCCAACAGCATGACTATGGGTTGCTTGAGAAACTATTCAGAACCGGCATGTGCAGCTGGCGGGAAAGAGAATACAACCTTTTATGACATAGTCACCATGGAAAATATGGCCTGGGTAGATACTCCTGACTTTGAAGCCACAATGACCATAGAAGAATGCAAGAGGTCTTGTCTAGAGGACTGCAATTGTGGAGCAGCTCTGTTCGAGCAGACGAAGTGTATGAAACATAAGCCACCACTCAGATATTGGAGAAGAGATCTACAGAAATCCAACACAGCTTTCTTCAAGGTAAGCAACTTAACAAGTCCTGAAAGCAAGAATAATGGAACTGAAACTAAAGAACCCACTACGGTTATTATCCGAAGCAAGAAAGTCATTGTGCAAATTCTTGTTTTAACCTTGGGTCTCATCCTCTTCTCATGTGTTGCGCTTGCAATATCTGGATTTTACATTTTCAAAATTCGAGTTCTGAGGTACAAAAGGCTGACAGAGGTTAATGGGAATCTGGGGCTGGCTGATGAGGAACTCACTATGAGAGTTTTTTCATACAACGAGCTGAAGAGGGCTACAAATGGTTTCAAGCAAGAATTGGGGAAGGGCTCCTTCGGAGCAGTTTACAAAGGGGCTCTAAATAGAGGGAAAAAACTCATTGCAGTGAAAAGActagagaagttggtggaagaAGGTGAGAGGGAGTTTCGAGCGGAGATGCAAGCAATTGGAAGAACTCATCACAAGAACTTAGTTCGGTTGCTGGGTTACTCTGTTGAGGACTCGAAAAGGCTCCTGGTCTATGAATATATGAGCAATGGCTCCCTTGCAGATCTTCTTTTCAAGAAAGAATGGCATCCAGCTTGGGATGAAAGAGTGAGAATTGCAGTTGATGTCGCAAGAGGTCTCCTCTATTTACATGAAGAGTGCAAGTCCCCTGTCATTCATTGCGACATAAAGCCTCAAAACATTCTGATGGATGAATTCTGGAATGCAAAAATCTCTGATTTTGGGCTCGCAAAACTGCTAATGCCTGATCAAACAAGGACATTCACAGGGATAAGAGGGACAAGAGGGTATTTGGCACCAGAATGGCAAAAGAACAATCCAATATCAGTGAAGGCAGATATCTACAGTTTTGGTATAGTGCTTCTTGAACTTGTGTGTTGCAGGAGGAACTTGGACGTCAGTGTTAGAGCAGAGGAGATAGTTCTTTCTACTTGGATTTATAAGTGCTTTGTCAGTAGAGAGCTACATAAGCTTATTGTGGGTGGCGAAGAAGTGAATAAGAAGAGCTTGGAGAATATGGTTAAGGTGGGATTATGGTGTATACAAGATGAACCAGCTCTACGTCCATCAATGAAGTCTGTAGTATTGATGTTACAAGGCATTACTGATATATCTATCCCTCCATGTCCAACCACTGCTTCTATGTGA